One window of the Notolabrus celidotus isolate fNotCel1 chromosome 23, fNotCel1.pri, whole genome shotgun sequence genome contains the following:
- the hacd4 gene encoding very-long-chain (3R)-3-hydroxyacyl-CoA dehydratase 4 — MLSFRLLYIFSYNLFQFCGHTWILANTIARFLMFGKDALADTFYSVGFVMSLCQLLSILELFHIADGIERARLFPRFIQVVEKNLLLIMVIMLEEIQSKPVVCVQLFLWNILDLLRYPHELLCLMQRPSITMLWTRYTLWIPVYVLSAATEGVTIYQALPYVEPKASESSSSVNSTVSSQPHLPFALMFYLPVLTLGASAAVWQLLQERQHHLHKWNKMKKK; from the exons AT GCTGAGCTTCAGGCTGCTCTACATTTTCTCGTATAACCTGTTCCAGTTCTGCGGACACACCTGGATCCTGGCCAACACCATCGCCAGGTTCCTCATGTTCGGGAAAG ATGCGTTAGCTGACACATTTTACTCCGTGGGCTTCGTGATGAGTCTGTGCCAGCTGCTCTCCATCCTCGAGCTCTTCCACATCGCAGACGGCATTGAGAGAGCCAGACTTTTCCCTCGCTTCATCCAA gtCGTGGAGAAGAACCTCCTCCTGATCATGGTCATCATGTTGGAGGAGATCCAGAGTAAACCTGTGGTGTGTGTTCAGCTCTTCTTGTGGAACATCCTGGACCTGCTGAG GTATCCCCATGAGCTTCTGTGTCTGATGCAGAGACCCTCCATAACCATGCTGTGGACTCGATACACGCTCTGGATCCCCGTGTACGTCCTGTCAGCAGCCACAGAAG gtGTCACCATATACCAGGCCCTGCCGTATGTCGAGCCAAAAGCATCAGagtcttcttcctctgtaaactcaaCAGTGTCATCCCAGCCTCACCTGCCCTTCGCCTTGATGTTCTACCTGCCTGTTCTCACTCTGG GAGCGTCTGCAGCCGTGTGGCAGCTGCTTCAGGAGAGACAGCATCACCTGCACAAATGGaacaagatgaagaagaaatga